From one Aeropyrum camini SY1 = JCM 12091 genomic stretch:
- a CDS encoding V-type ATP synthase subunit F: MAEAGGKLLAIVDRETAPLFMGVGASVVEVAGGDEVLRALRKGVAEGGARIVLVLKHLVEDEELLRREADRLGATLLVIPSMGEKAEPIDVKKLIARALGFG, translated from the coding sequence GTGGCTGAGGCGGGTGGTAAGCTTCTCGCTATAGTCGATAGGGAGACTGCCCCGCTGTTTATGGGTGTGGGCGCTAGTGTGGTGGAGGTTGCCGGGGGGGATGAGGTCCTCAGGGCTCTTCGTAAGGGCGTGGCTGAGGGTGGGGCTAGGATCGTCCTGGTCCTTAAGCACCTCGTGGAGGATGAGGAGCTGTTGCGGAGGGAGGCTGACAGGCTCGGCGCAACCCTACTTGTAATACCGTCTATGGGGGAGAAGGCGGAGCCCATAGACGTTAAGAAGCTAATAGCCCGTGCCCTCGGCTTCGGATAG